In Cryptomeria japonica chromosome 10, Sugi_1.0, whole genome shotgun sequence, a genomic segment contains:
- the LOC131038568 gene encoding pectinesterase QRT1, which yields MGKVVAWAMFIILLLQIYPTTVAPNYMISKDDVTARKYMSYHDCYFDPLDDSNDDGNNIDVAQDDTALYTTVQDAIDSIPEENSRRVKIFIRAGKYREKVKVPWNKPFISFIGDGIGKTILSWNDNASSKDSDGNLLGTSSSASTTIESVYFCATGITFENTAPVPLPGAKDMQAVALRVVGDKAVFIDCQMVGHQDTLYDHSGKHFFLRCFIEGSIDFICGNARSLYQNCILTSNAESWGAIAASQSLPNMATGFSFVECKVRGSGNVYLGRAWSNYSTIVYSNCQFDNIIDPRGWDDMTYTSRRSTTMFGEFNCSGPGATKTGRVSWETNLSFEQAQLYQSRQFIDVQDWLNI from the exons ATGGGGAAGGTTGTAGCATGGGCCAtgttcatcatcctcctcctccaaataTACCCAACTACAGTTGCCCCAAATTACATGATTTCAAAGGATGACGTGACTGCAAGGAAATACATGTCTTACCACGACTGTTATTTTGACCCTCTTGATGACTCTAATGATGATGGCAATAATATAGACGTGGCTCAAGATGACACCGCCCTTTACACCACAGTTCAGGATGCCATTGATTCCATTCCAGAAGAAAATAGTCGGCGGGTAAAGATTTTCATACGGGCCGGAAAGTACAG GGAGAAGGTGAAGGTTCCGTGGAAtaaaccatttatttctttcataggCGATGGGATCGGAAAAACAATTCTAAGTTGGAACGACAATGCTTCATCCAAAGACTCTGACGGGAATTTGTTGGGCACCTCTAGTTCTGCTTCAACTACCATCGAATCTGTATATTTTTGTGCCACTGGCATTACTTTTGAG AACACCGCTCCTGTGCCACTGCCAGGGGCAAAGGATATGCAAGCGGTGGCACTGCGCGTGGTGGGAGACAAAGCTGTTTTTATCGACTGTCAAATGGTGGGACATCAAGACACCCTTTATGACCATAGTGGCAAGCACTTTTTCTTGAGGTGTTTCATCGAGGGCTCCATTGATTTCATTTGTGGGAATGCTAGATCTCTCTACCAG AATTGCATACTAACATCAAATGCGGAGAGCTGGGGAGCCATTGCAGCATCTCAAAGCTTGCCAAACATGGCAACAGGATTCTCGTTTGTGGAATGTAAAGTGAGGGGATCAGGAAATGTGTATCTGGGACGAGCATGGAGTAACTATTCTACAATTGTCTATTCCAATTGCCAATTTGACAACATTATAGATCCTAGGGGATGGGATGACATGACTTACACATCTAGGAGAAG TACAACTATGTTCGGGGAGTTTAATTGTAGTGGCCCAGGCGCAACCAAGACAGGGAGAGTGTCGTGGGAAACTAACCTTTCATTTGAGCAAGCCCAACTATATCAGAGTCGCCAATTTATCGATGTTCAAGATTGGCTTAACATTTAG